The proteins below are encoded in one region of Lonchura striata isolate bLonStr1 chromosome 1, bLonStr1.mat, whole genome shotgun sequence:
- the MC4R gene encoding melanocortin receptor 4, which translates to MNFTQHRGTLQPLHFWNHSYRLHGGASERTVKGHSSGGCYEQLFVSPEVFVTLGIISLLENILVIVAIAKNKNLHSPMYFFICSLAVADMLVSVSNGSETIVITLLNNTDTDAQSFTINIDNVIDSVICSSLLASICSLLSIAVDRYFTIFYALQYHNIMTVKRVGVIITCIWAACTVSGILFIIYSDSSVVIICLISMFFTMLILMASLYVHMFMMARMHIKKIAVLPGTGPVRQGANMKGAITLTILIGVFVVCWAPFFLHLIFYISCPYNPYCVCFMSHFNFYLILIMCNSIIDPLIYAFRSQELRKTFKEIICCCSLRGFCDFPGKY; encoded by the coding sequence ATGAATTTCACCCAGCATCGTGGGACACTCCAGCCTCTCCATTTCTGGAACCACAGCTACAGACTGCACGGAGGAGCTAGTGAACGCACTGTGAAGGGCCACTCCTCAGGAGGCTGCTATGAGCAACTTTTTGTGTCCCCTGAAGTGTTTGTGACTCTGGGCATCATCAGCTTGCTGGAGAACATCTTGGTCATTGTGGCGATAGCCAAGAACAAGAACCTCCATTCTCCCATGTACTTCTTCATCTGTAGCTTGGCAGTGGCTGACATGCTAGTGAGTGTATCTAATGGATCAGAAACCATTGTCATCACCCTGCTAAACAACACAGACACAGATGCACAGAGCTTTACCATAAACATTGATAATGTCATCGACTCAGTCATTTGCAGTTCCTTGCTTGCATCAATTTGCAGTCTTCTCTCAATAGCAGTGGACAGGTACTTTACTATCTTTTATGCCCTCCAGTACCATAATATCATGACAGTGAAGCGTGTAGGGGTTATCATCACATGCATCTGGGCTGCTTGCACAGTCTCAGGCATTTTGTTCATCATTTACTCTGACAGCAGTGTTGTCATCATCTGCCTAATCAGCATGTTCTTCACTATGCTCATTCTCATGGCATCCCTCTATGTCCACATGTTTATGATGGCTCGTATGCACATAAAAAAGATTGCTGTTCTTCCAGGGACTGGCCCTGTTCGTCAAGGGGCCAACATGAAAGGGGCCATCACTCTCACTATCCTGATTGGAGTTTTTGTTGTGTGCTGGGCTCCATTTTTCCTACACCTGATTTTCTACATCTCCTGCCCCTACAACCCTTACTGTGTGTGCTTCATGTCCCACTTTAATTTCTACCTCATCCTCATCATGTGCAATTCCATCATTGATCCACTTATCTATGCATTCCGTAGTCAGGAGCTTAGGAAAACATTCAAGGAGATTATATGCTGTTGTAGCCTGAGAGGGTTTTGTGATTTCCCTGGCAAATACTAA